The region GTCCCGCGCTGACGGCCGGCGTGACGCCGTTCGCGCCCCAATCGCGCGCGCTCTGGCCCGCGGATCTGGAAGCCTTCCGCGGGCGCTATGGCTATGACCCGCTGGACATACGCGTCGGCTTTACCGGCCATGGTCCGCGCCAGACAGGCAAGACACCGCCCGCCGTGTATGTGCATCGCAGTAATCCCTTGGCCGGCCTGGAGATGGCGCAGTTGCGGCGGATATTCACCGCGGGGCAGGCTGGCGGCGATATCGACCAGTGGGGGCAGCTGGGATTACAAGGCGCCTGGGCGGGTCGCCGCATCCACGTCTACGGGCTTGCCGACGATGGCGGCTCAGCCACGTCCGCCAGGCTGATCCTGCTGGAAGGCGCTGCCTACACCCTGCGGTATGAAACCTTGCCCACCGTGGCGGATGTCGTTCGTGCTGTCGCCGCCGATCCCTACGGCATCGGCATGACGGGCTGGGTCGATGCCGCCGCCATCTCCGCTGACGTGCGGGTGCTGCCGCTGGCGCAGGCGGCCGACAGGCCTGCCGTGCTGCCCACCTACGAGCACGTCGCGGCCGGTGAGTATCCCTTCTCGTCCTACGTTCACTTCTATGTGAACCGTCGTCCCGGCACAGCGCTTTCGCCCTTCATCAAGTCCTATCTGGAGATGGTGCTGTCGCCCGCGGGGCAGGCCATCATCGCGGCGCAGAAGGACGAGGAGGGCGGCTACGTCCCTCTGCCGCCGGGCTTGCTGGCGGCGGAGCGGGAAAAACTCAACTGACCAGTTTTTCCCGCAAGGCATTGAGCCGATCCAGGCTGGTGCCGATGCGGGCGGAAGCCTGGGTGGCGACACCGACCAGCAGCGCTTCCAGCAGCCCCATGGTCGCCGTGTGCATGCTGAGCAGGCGAGCCTTGCCCCTGGGCACGGACAGCGCCAGGGTGACGCGGCGCTGCAGCTTGCCCTTCAGGCTGTCCGTGATGAGGATGCTGTTGAGCTGCAGGCGCGCCGCTTCCGCGAGCAACAGGTCGAGCTCCTTGTACAGACGGTCATAAGCCAGCATGACGACGACGTCGCCGGCGCGCAGCGCATGCAGGTCATCGGCGAACAGCAGTCCCGTATGCCCGACATTCAGCGTCTGGTAGCCGAAGCGGTTCAGCTGTATGCCGAAGTATTGGGCAATGGCGCCGGAAGGCCCCAGGCCGAACAGGACCACGCGGGAGGATACGGCCAGCAACTCCACCGCCTGCTTGAAGTCCGCCCCGCTGACGTGCTTGCCCAGGCTGGCCAGCGCATCCAGGTGGACTTCCACGGAGCGCTGGAAGGCCGCGTCAGGCTGCGCGCCCAACTCCTTCACGGTCTTGGATAGCCGGTCCGGCAGGGAGCGCGCGCCGCGCATCTCGGCGGCCAGGGTCTGCCGCAACTCGTCCAGGCCGCTGTAGCCCAGGGCCTGGGTGGTTCGGATGACGGTGGCATCGCTCGTGTTGGCCTGGGTGGCGATGGTCGCCGCCGAGCTGACCATGACCTCTTCACGGTTGGCCTGCATGAAGTCGGCCACCCGCTTCTCCGCGGGTGTCATGCGGCGGCTGTGCTCAGCTATCCGATCGTCGAGAGAATCGCTCATGGGGTAGGGGCTCTTGAATGCGGGCTCGTGAAACAGGACGTGGGGGGCGTCTGTAGTATCAGCTACGAATACTTCATCATAGGTAGCATATGCTACCGGCTCCTGTTTCAAAATTGAAGTCCTGGAGTTGAAGATGACGTTCATTTCGCTGAACGTGTCGGGCCCGGCCATCGTTTCCGCGTTCCTTGCATCGTCGGTCGAGATCGTCGAGGCGTTCACGATCATCCTCGTGGTCGGAACCTTGCGCGGCTGGCGAGCGGCCGCGGCAGGCACCGCGGCCGCGCTGGCGGTGCTTGGCGTCTTGGTGATCACCTTGGGTCCTTTGCTGGAAACCATACCCATCCACGCTCTGCAACTGGTCATCGGAATCCTGCTGCTGTTGTTCGGCATGGGCTGGCTGCGCAAGGCAATACTGCGCGCGGGCGGCGTGATTCCCCTGCACGACGAGGAAGCCATCTACGCGGCGCAATCCTCGGCGCTGCTTGCCGACGCGACGCGCGATAAACGCAAGCGCGATTGGGTGGCGGGGCTGACCGTCTTCAAGGCCGTGCTGCTGGAAGGGCTGGAAGTGGTCTTCATCGTGCTGGCGGTAGGCGCGGGGCGGGGTCTGCTGTGGCCCGCGGCGCTGGGCGCGCTGGCCGCGTGCGTGGTGGTGTTGCTGGTGGGGCTGGCGTTGCGCAAGCCCTTGTCCACGGTGCCCGAGAATGCCTTGAAGTTCGTGGTCGGCGTGATGTTGTCCGCGTTCGGCGTGTTCTGGACGGGCGAAGGGATAGGCGTCCACTGGCCTGGTCATGACCTTGCCATTCCCGTCCTGGCCCTGCTGTTCCTGCTTGCGGCCGGCGCCGCCGTCCGCTACGTCCGCGATATCACCGCAGCGAGGCCGGCATGAGCATACTGATCGAGGTATTCAAGGACATCGTCGGCATGTTCCTGGCCGACGTCTTCCTGACCGTGGAAACGCTGGTGCTCGTTGCCGTCGTGGCCGGCTTGATTTATGCCGGCCTGGACCCAAGCTGGGCGGGCCTGATCCTTACCGCGGGGTCGCTTGCCGTCGTGATTGGCGCGGTGCGGCGCGCAGCGTACGGTCAGCCTCGGACAGCTTCTCGGGAAAGCACGCCACCAGCCAGTCGATGAACACGCGCAAGCGATGCGTCACATAGCGATTGCGCGGGTAGACCACATGGAAAGGGTAGGACGGCGGGCGCCATTGCTTGAGGATTTCCAGCAAGGCGCCTTCCTTTAGCGCGTCCGCGACGGCGTAGGTGAAGGTCTGGATGATGCCGATGCCGGCCACCGCGGCGGCCGTGTGCGCATTGCTCTCGTTGATACCGATGCGATGCTCGACCTTGATCTCCGTCCTTGCGCCGTCGCGCTCGAAACGGAAAGGCATGGCCCGGCCATTTTGCGTCGAGACATAGCTGACCAGGCGATGGCCGTTCTTCAATTCATCCGGATAGGCCGGCACGCCGAACTGCTTCAGATAAGCCGGCGTGGCGCAGGTGACCATCGTGGCGTCGCCGATATGGCGCGCCACCAGGGATGAGTTATCCAGGGGGCCGCCGCGGACCACGCAGTCGACGTTGTCGCTGATCAGGTCCACCGCGCGGTCCGATACCCCCAGATCGATGCGGATATCCGGATAGCGCGCGAGAAAATCCGGCAGCAGCGGGATCAACACATCACGCGCGGTCGAGCCGCCTACGTCGATGCGCAGGTGCCCGCGCGGCTTGCCGCGCGCGATGTTGAAGGACGTGTCGATGTCCTCGATGTCGCGCAGGACGCGCGTGGCCTTGGCGTAGTAATCCTGACCTTCCGGCGTCACCGTGACCCGGCGGGTGGTCCGCTGCAACAGCCGTGTTCCCAGATGGGCTTCCAGGTCCTGCACCAGCTTGCTCATGGTGGCGTTGGGCATGTCCAGGGATTCGGCTGCCCGGGTGAAGCTGCCGGCTTCCACCACGCGGGTGTAGGCGCGCATGGCCAATAACTGATCCATTTTTTGGCCCCTGGGTTCGCGGTATCTGGCGCTGTGAGGGCAGCGGGTTATTTGGATTGTACATAGCCATGGATAGTTATTTAGTCTTTTCGCTATTTATCAATAAATAGCCGAGGCCTAAAGTGACACCCATGCACTGAACGACGGCAACGCAAGACACGCAGGACCCGCCGCGACAGACATGTGATCAAGCAAACCCTTACGCATTCAAAGCAACGGAGAAACACCATGAGCAAGCAACTGAACGGCAAGATCGCCCTCGTCACCGGCGGCAGCAGCGGCATCGGCCTGGCGGCCGCCCAGGAACTGGCCGCGCAAGGCGCGACCGTGTTCATCACCGGCCGGCGCCAGGCTGAACTGGACGCGGCGGTGGCCACCATCGGCGCCGGCGCCACGGGTATCCGTGCCGACGCGTCGGTGTTGTCCGAGCTGGACACGGTGTACGCCCGGATCGCCAAGTCGGCCGGCAAGCTGGATATTCTGTTCGCCAACGCGGGCGGCGGCGACATGATGCCCCTGGGCGCCATCACCGAGGAGCACTTCGACCGCATCTTCGGGACCAATGTGCGGGGCGTGCTGTTCACGGTGCAGAAGGCGCTGCCCTTGCTGGTCGATGGCGCTTCCATCATCCTGACGTCGTCGACCACGTCGATCCAGGGAACGGCCAATTTCAGCGTCTATAGCGCCAGCAAGGCAGCCGTTCGCAATTTCGCCCGGTCCTGGGCGCTGGATTTGAAGGATCGCCACATTCGCGTCAACGCCGTGAGCCCCGGCCCGGTCCGCACGCCTGGCCTGGGTGGCCTGGTGCCTGATGAAGCGCGCCAGGGGCTGTACGACTTCCTGGCATCGCAGGTGCCCCTGGGCCGCCTGGGCGAGCCCGAAGAAATCGGCAAGGCCGTGGCTTTTCTGGCGTCGGACGCCGCCAGCTTCGTCAACGGCACCGAGTTCTTCGTCGACGGCGGCATGGCACAGGTGTGATTGTTGAAGGGGGATACCCCCCCTTCGACCCTCGGCCCTTTCGGGGATTGAAGGGGATACCCCCCTTCAACCCGGTTCTTTTGGGGGATGGAAGGGGGGCTCCCCCTTCACCCCTGGTTTCTTTGGGGGGAAGGAAGGGGGTCTTCCCCTTCCTCTGATTCCCTCTGTCCCCAAACGACAACGCCCCGGCTAAGCGGGGCGTTTGTCTTGCACCAATACTTCCTGGATCAATCCAGGCGTCCGAGCAGCAGGAACTCCATCAACGCCTTCTGCACGTGCAGGCGATTCTCCGCCTCGTCCCACACAACGCTTTGCGGGCCGTCGATCACCTCACCGGTGACTTCCTCACCGCGATGCGCCGGCAGGCAATGCATGAAAATCGCATCGGCAGCGGCGGCCTGCATCATTTCGGTGTCGACGCACCAGTCGGCGAAATCCGCCCGGCGCTGTTCGTTCTCGGCCTCGTAGCCCATGCTGGTCCACACATCGGTGGTGACCAGATGCGCGCCGTTGCAGGCTTCCATCGGATCCTTGAACTGACGCAGCACCGATGCCGGCGGCGTGCCGATGCGGGCCGGTTCCAGCTCATAGCCGGACGGCGTCGACACATGCAGGGTGAAACCCAGCAGCTCGGCCGCCTGCAGCCAGGCATAGGCCATGTTGTTGGCGTCGCCCACCCAGGCCACCGTCTTGCCGGCGATGGGCCCGCGGTGCTCGATGTACGTGAAGATGTCCGCCAGGATCTGGCAGGGGTGATATTCGTTGGTCAGGCCGTTGATGACCGGCACGCGGGAATGCGACGCGAAGCGTTCGATGCGGGTCTGCTCGAACGTACGGATCATCACGATGTCGACCATGCGCGAGATCACGCGCGCGGTGTCCTCGATGGGCTCGGAACGGCCCAGTTGCGAATCGTTGGAGGTCAGGTTGATGACCGAGCCGCCCAACTGGTACATGCCGGCTTCGAAGGAGACGCGGGTGCGCGTGCTGGCTTTTTCGAACACCATCGCCAGAGTGCGATCGTGCAAGGTCATGTGCGGTTCGTAGCGCTTGAACTTGTCCTTGATCAGGCGAGCGCGATCGAAGACATAGTTGAGCTCGGAGGCCGAAAAGTCACGCACTTGAAGGAAATGCCGCAGAGGGCCGTTTTGGGTGCTGGCTGTCGTCATGATGTTTTGCAGGTCGTTGAGGCCGCGCCACCTTGGCGGGTGGGGTGCTCATTATGCCCTGTCCGCATGAAAAACCCCTAACACGGCATTTCTGCCGCGAAATGGGGGCTTTTTTCTGGAAATTGCCGTCTTCTTGCTGGAAGGGCGGGGCGCGAACTGCGGCCGCGGCGCAGTACCGTGCCTGGTTCGGCCCTTGCTGATTGCCGGCAGACCCGCGGGCGGAGGGTGCTGACACGAGCGCTTAAGGTCTCATCATATACAATCCGCAGCGCGGCTCGGATGATCGAGGGCGTCCCACCCGGGCGCTTCAAGCATTCGTCCCCGGTAGCAAATCAACGGTATCCCGCGTGCGACAACTTTTTATCCTCGGTGTCACTGAAGACGGTCATCGCTTCCGGCCCAGCGACTGGGCGGAGCGCCTGGCCGGCGTCATGGCGCAATTCCGGCCGCCCGGCATGGCGCCCAGCCACATCACGTACTCGCCTTATGTGTTGCCTGTCATCGTCGATGGCAACCGCAGCGTCGTCGTCGACGAACGCCTGCGCGAACTTGAGCCGCTGGCCTGGAAATTCGTGGTCGATTTCGCCCGCGACAACAATCTGCAGACGAAAGAGCACGACACCGATAACCCGGCGTCCGCGGCGCCTGTCTGACAGGGCCCGGCCGGGATCGGCCGGACCTGAGCGTTACGGCAGTCCGGCCTGAAAAGGCCGGACCTCGCTGCCTGTCAGCCCTCGACGGGCGTGATCACCTTGCCGGTCTTCAGGAAAGACTCCAGGTTTTCCACCATCAGGTCTTCCATCGCCTTGCGGGTTTCCACCGTGGCGCTGCCAATGTGCGGCAGCAGCACTGCCTTCTCATTGGCCTTGAGCGCGTCCGGCACCTTGGGCTCCTGCTCGAACACGTCCAGCGCGGCATTGCCCAGCTTGCCCGACTCCAGGGCTTCGACCAGGGCGGCTTCGTCGATGACGGGGCCGCGCGCGATGTTGATGATGGTGCCCGTCGGGCCCAGCGCTTCCAGCACTTCCTTGTTGATCAGGTGGAAGGTGGCCGGGCCGCCCACGGTGGCAACCACCAGGAAGTCCGCCCACTTGGCCAGCTCGACCAGCGACGCTTCGTACTTGTAGGGCACGCCCTCGCGCTCGCGGCGGCTGTGGTAGCGCACGTCCATGTCGAAACCCAGGCCGCGCTTGGCAATCGCTTCACCGATGCGGCCCAGGCCGACGATGCCCAGCTTTTTGCCGCTGACGCGGGTGCCCAGCGGAATGCCGCCATGCACCTGGCCCCATTGGTTGGCGCGCACGAAGCGGTCGCCATGGGCGATACGGCGGGCGCCGGCCAGCATCAGGCCCCATGCCAGGTCGGCCACGCAGTCGGTCAGCACGTCAGGCGTATTGCTCACCTGGATGCCGCGCGCGTGCGCGGCCTTGATGTCCAGGGTTTCATAGCCCACGCCCCAGCTGCAGATGGCCTTGAGGTCGGGCAGGGCGTCGATCAGCTCGGCCGAGCAGCCGTAGTTGGCGGAAGTCACCAGGGCGTTGATGCCCTTGCCGTGCTCGGCCAGGGCCGCCTTGCGATCCGGAAATTTCCAGAGTTCGACGATGTCGTATGCGCGCGCCAGACGGTCGTTGGCGGTGGGCGAGCCGGCATACGAGCCGACCTGAAGGATGCGAGGCTTGGCAGTCATGATGTCTGTATCAGTAGCTGAGTGAGTAAGAAGGGGAGGGAAATCAGAAGGGGGCGGCACCCCGGTGTTGGCAGCCCACGCGCCTTGCCTGCGGCAAGGCGCGTGGGGTTCGTGAATGCTACTCCATCTTGATGCCGCTCTTGGCGATCACTTCCTGCCAGCGCTTGACCTCACCCTGCTGGAAAGCGGTGAAGTCGGCGGGGCTGTTGGCGACCACTTCGAAACCCAGGCCGGCCAGCGTTTCCTGGACTCGCTGGTCGCGCAGGGTCTTGCGCAGGGCTTCGGAAAGCTGGTCAACGACGGGTTTGGGGGTGCCGGCCGGCACGGCGAAGCCTTGCCATGAGTAGACGACCATGTCCTGCAAGCCGGCCTGCGCCATGGTCGGCACGTCGGGCAGTTCAGGGATGCGCGCATCGCCCGTGGTGGCCAGGGCCTTGAGCTTGCCCGCCTTGATGTGGGTCAGCACCGCGCCCAGGTTCTGGAAGGACACGTTGACCTGGTTGCCCATCAGGTCGCTGATGGCGGCGGCGCCGCCCCGGTAGGGCACGTCCACCCCGGTGGTGCTGGTCTTCTGGCGGAACAGCACGGCCGACAGGTGATCGGACGAACCGGTGCCCGACGACGCATATGACACCGCGCCTGGATTGGCCTTGGCGTAGGCCACCAGCTCGTTGACGTTGTTGGCTGGGAATTTCGGAGCGGCAACCAGCACATTGGGGTTGCGCACGGCCTGGGTCAGATACGTGAAGTCCTTGCTGGGGTTGTACGACAAGTTCTGGTACAGCGCCTGATTGATGGCGAAGGTGCCGATCGAACCGACCATCATGGTGTAACCGTCAGCGGCTGCGCGGGCCAGCGCCTGGGCGCCGATGGCGCCGTTGGCCCCTGGCTTGTTTTCCACCAGGAAGGTCTGCTTGAGCTGTTGCGACAGGCCGGGCGTGACGGCCCGCGCGGTAATGTCCGAAGAGCCGCCTGGCACGAAAGGAACGATGACGGTGACGGCTTTGTCGGGGTAGGATGCGGCCTGGGCTGTGCCGGCGCTTGCCAGCAGCAGTCCCGCGGTGACTGCTGCAAGCTTGCGGATGATGGGTTTCATGTTGTCTCCTGGTTTTTTTATCGCGGGTCCCGCCTTGGCTGGGCGTATGATGCCCGCGAACGGAGCTTATGTGATCGGTTGTCCGATGTCTAGCTTGTTAAACAACCGTATCTCTCCTCGTTTAGATGTCAACCAAGTATACTGACGGCCCTTGGGGCGAGGCGCCTCTGCTTGAGGAGAGACCATTGTCCAGAACCCGTAGTGTTTCCGCCTCGCCGCCCGCTTCCGTGTCGTCCGCTAATGCCCCCGCTCAGGAAACGCGTCTGCCGGTCCTGGACCGCGGCCAGCGGGTGCGGCTGGGTGACCAGCTCTATGGGCAGATCTTCGACCAGATCGCCTCGGGCCGCTTGAATGTCGGCGACAAGCTGCCTTCCGAACATGAAATCTGCGAGCAGTTCGGTGTGTCGCGGCCCGTGGTCCGGGAGGCCTTGCTGCGCCTGCGCGCCGATGGCCTGGTCAGCGCCTACCAGGGCTTGGGCACCTTCGTCAGCCACCAGCCCGCGCCGCGTCTGAAGACCCTTGGGGATGTGCAGAACGTCGGCGCCTACCTGCGCGCGCAGGAGGTGCGCGTGGCCCTGGAGGGCGATGCCGCGCGCCTGGCCGCCTTGCGCCGCACGGATGAACAGTTGAAGAAGATCGCCGATGCCGCCGCGGCATTTGCCGAGGGCCTGGCGAATGGCTCGGCCGCGGGCCCCGGCAGGGTATCGGCCGAGGCCGACCTGGCTTTCCACGCCAGCATCGCCGAGGCCAGTGGCAATGATTTCTACCTGGCCGTGCTTGAAACCATCCACGAGTCCATCCAGGGCTTCATGCGCCTGTCCTTGAACCTGACCCGCACCGGCTCGCGCCAGCGCGCCGAGCGCGTGGTGGACGAGCATGCCGCCATCCTGGGCGCGATCCGCGAACAGGACGGCGAGCGCGCGCGCGTAGCGATGCAATTCCATCTGGGCCAGGCGCGGCACCGTTTGGTGGATAGGGAAAAAGATTAGGATGATGCCCACCCCGAGGCGCTGCGCGCCTCCCCTCAAGGGGCGCACAAGCGGACCGGCAAAGCCGGCTCCGCTGTGCCCCGATGGTCATGCATCGGTCGGCGTTCTTGAAGGTGAATAATTTTTAGTTCCAAAGGAGACTGGACGTGGCGAAGGAAGGAATAATGCGGGGAGGGGTCAAGGAGAGCGACATCTTCAAAGCCCCCTTGGACAAAGTGCGCGAACAGATCCTGCAGGTGCTGCAGGCCTGGGGCATGCCCGCCGACCTGGCGCGCACCACCGCCGAGCTGATGAGCGAAACCGACGCCTTGGGCGTCGACTCGCATGGCATCTCCATGCTGCCCAGCTACGAAGACAAAGTACGCGCCGGCACCCTGAACATCGCCGCGCGCGCGAGCGTGGTCCGTGACAGCCCCGCCAGCGCCTTGCTCGATGCCCAGGGCGGCCTGGGCTATCCCGCCGCCGCGCAGGCCATGAACCTGGCCGTGGACAAGGCCCTGGCGCAAGGCGTCGGCGCCGTGGCCGTGCGCAACTCCCATCACTTCGGCGCGGCCGGCGTGTACGCGCGCATCGCCGTGCGGCGGGGTGTCGTGGGCCTGGTGACCAGCAGCGCGAATGGCGTGATCATGGTGCCGACCGGCGCGGCGCGGCCGATGCTGGGCACCAACCCCTTGTCCTTCGCGGCGCCGGCCGGCAAGCATGAGCCCTTCGTGCTGGACATGGCCACCACCACCGTCGCGGCCAACAAGGTCAAGGTCTACGACTTTCATGGCAAGGACCTGCCGCCGGGCTGGGCCGTCGATGGCGCGGGGCAGCCGGTGACCGACTCGGCCGAGGCCATGGCCTATATCTTCGATCGTCCGGAGGGTGGGCTGACGCCGGTGGGCGGTACGCCCGCGATGAGCAGCCACAAGGGCTATGGGTTGGCGATGATGGCGCAGATCCTTGGATCGACGCTGACCGGCAGCGAATTTGCCTTGACCTATGCGCAGCGGCGCCAGGCGGGGCAGCCTGACAATATCGGCCATTTCTTCCTGGCCTTGAACCCGGCCGCCTTCCGTGCCGCCGGCGAGTTCGAAACCGATCTCGACCAGATGATCGACGCCGTACACGACATGCCGCGCGCCGATCCCGCCGTGCCCGTACTGGTGGCCGGCGAGCCGGAAGCCGCGCAGCGCGCCCGCCGCGAAGTGGAGGGCGTACCGATTCCGCCAGCCCTCGATCAACGGCTACGCGCCATCTGCGAGCGCGCCGGCGCCCCGTATCTTCTGCGCAACTGATTCAGAGGCAAATTCAACCAATGGTCCTCCCCGGACGTAAGAACGCGATCCAGCCGGGCGCCGCGGAGCCGGCTTTGCCGGTCCGCCAGCGCGCCCCCTGGGGGGAAGGCGCTTTGCGCCTTCGGGGGGGCCTTCTTTAGGAAGCCCGCATGACTTCACCTTTACCCAATCGTTTCCGCCAGCGCATCCTTGCGCGTGAGCGGGTCATCGGATTCTGGATGTGCATGTCCAGCCACATCACGGCCGAACTGGCCGGCCTGGCCGGTTATGACTGGCTGCTGCTGGACGGCGAGCACTCGCCCAATGAAATCCCGATGTTCCTGCAGCAGCTCCAGGCCGTGCAGGGCAGCGCTGCCGCGCCCGTCGGACGGCCGACGCAGAACGATCCAGTCGAAATCAAGCGATTCCTGGATATCGGCTTCTACAACTTCCTGATTCCCTTCATCGAATCCGCCGACGAGGCGCGCCTGGCCGTGGCCGCGACGCGTTATCCGCCCGAAGGCATACGCGGCGTGGCAGGCATGCATCGCAGCAACCTGTACGGCACGGTGCCGAACTACCTGAAGACGATCAACGACAACATCTGCGTGCTATTGCAGATCGAAAGCCAGAAGGGCGTTGACGCGATCGACGAGATCGCCGCGGTGCCTGGCGTGGATGGCATCTTCATCGGCCCGTCCGACCTGGCGGCCGCCTTGGGACATCTGGGCAATCCCAATCATCCTGACGTGCAGAAGACGATCCGGCATCTGTACGAGCGCGCGACCGCCCACGGCAAAGCCGTCGGTATCCTGGCGCCCATCGTGGAGGACGCCAAGCGCTATATCGACATGGGTATGCACTTCATCGCCGTCGGCACCGACCTGGGCGTGTTCAAGCAGGCTACGTTCGCCTTGCGCGAAACGTTCCGGTAAACGGAAGGGCGATAAAAGGAAGGGCTATAAGTCAAAGGGCTGATTCCGTAAGGACTCAGCCCTTGATTTGCCTTTCTTGCCTTGCTTGTTGCGCAACGCATGCCTTAATGCATCATCACGAACCTGGGTTCGGATGGATCGAAGGCATACGAATGCGCGTCATTCACCTGTGCGCTTGGACCAGTGGTCCTGCGCAAGGCTGCGTCCGGATCCGGGGATCCAGACAAAGAACAATCAGGCCAGGGCCTTGACGGCGGCAGCCAGGCGGCTCTTGTGGCGAGCGGCCTTGTTCTTGTGGATGATGTTCTTGTCAGCAACGCGATCGATCACGCTGGTCGACTTTTGCAGCACAGTAGCGGCGGCAGCCTTGTCGCCCGCTTCAATGGCTTGGCGCACGCGCTTGATGGCGGTACGCAGCATCGAGCGCAGGCTCGAGTTGTGCTTGTTGCGCTCGACGGATTGACGGGCACGCTTGCGGGCTTGGGCAGTGTTGGCCATATTGCTATTAAGTTAAGAATTCGGCAAAGCTCAACATTCTAACAAGAATCGAGGCGAATGCAAGCATTTGTCGAGGGTCAGACTGGACGGATACCCAGCAAAGCTGCCGGGCGGCGAGTGCGGGAACGGGCATGTTGCCGTCCTGCAACGGGTAGCACAACGTAAGGCAGTGCTTGAACAGAGCAGACGCCGTTGGCGGCGGTTTTTTAATGTCTTGGTGTACTCAGGGGCTTACTACAGGTGCTTACGCCTGCAGCACGTCGATGGAGACGAGCCACGGCAAGCGCTTGATTGTAATAGGAATCGTGCGCGCCAGGGTAGCCAGCGCCGCATCGGAGTCGTCCAGGGGAAACTGGCCGGTGACCAGCAGCCCGCCGGCGGCCATGGAAACGCGCAGCAGGCCGCTGCGATACGGCCGCAAGGCCGCCACGATGTCGGCCAGGGGGCGGTTGCGTACGGCGATCCAACCCGTTTCCCAGGCGGCGTCGGCCATGAGTTCCGCACGGGGCGTGTCGATCTGGAAATCATCGAAGCGGGCGCCGGTGCCCGAGCCGACCGTGGCGCGGGCCTGGCCTTGCGTGGAAATCTCGACTTCATGCTCGTGGACCACGACCAGCGACCGGCCCGCCTGCTGGCGCACCATGTAGCGGGTGCCGAGGGAGCGCACCGAGCCCTGTTCGGTATGAATCAAGAACGGCCGATTGGGATCGCGCGCCACGGACAC is a window of Bordetella sp. N DNA encoding:
- a CDS encoding MurR/RpiR family transcriptional regulator, producing the protein MSDSLDDRIAEHSRRMTPAEKRVADFMQANREEVMVSSAATIATQANTSDATVIRTTQALGYSGLDELRQTLAAEMRGARSLPDRLSKTVKELGAQPDAAFQRSVEVHLDALASLGKHVSGADFKQAVELLAVSSRVVLFGLGPSGAIAQYFGIQLNRFGYQTLNVGHTGLLFADDLHALRAGDVVVMLAYDRLYKELDLLLAEAARLQLNSILITDSLKGKLQRRVTLALSVPRGKARLLSMHTATMGLLEALLVGVATQASARIGTSLDRLNALREKLVS
- a CDS encoding COG4280 domain-containing protein — protein: MTFISLNVSGPAIVSAFLASSVEIVEAFTIILVVGTLRGWRAAAAGTAAALAVLGVLVITLGPLLETIPIHALQLVIGILLLLFGMGWLRKAILRAGGVIPLHDEEAIYAAQSSALLADATRDKRKRDWVAGLTVFKAVLLEGLEVVFIVLAVGAGRGLLWPAALGALAACVVVLLVGLALRKPLSTVPENALKFVVGVMLSAFGVFWTGEGIGVHWPGHDLAIPVLALLFLLAAGAAVRYVRDITAARPA
- a CDS encoding LysR family transcriptional regulator, encoding MDQLLAMRAYTRVVEAGSFTRAAESLDMPNATMSKLVQDLEAHLGTRLLQRTTRRVTVTPEGQDYYAKATRVLRDIEDIDTSFNIARGKPRGHLRIDVGGSTARDVLIPLLPDFLARYPDIRIDLGVSDRAVDLISDNVDCVVRGGPLDNSSLVARHIGDATMVTCATPAYLKQFGVPAYPDELKNGHRLVSYVSTQNGRAMPFRFERDGARTEIKVEHRIGINESNAHTAAAVAGIGIIQTFTYAVADALKEGALLEILKQWRPPSYPFHVVYPRNRYVTHRLRVFIDWLVACFPEKLSEADRTLRAAPRQSRRQATPR
- a CDS encoding SDR family NAD(P)-dependent oxidoreductase codes for the protein MSKQLNGKIALVTGGSSGIGLAAAQELAAQGATVFITGRRQAELDAAVATIGAGATGIRADASVLSELDTVYARIAKSAGKLDILFANAGGGDMMPLGAITEEHFDRIFGTNVRGVLFTVQKALPLLVDGASIILTSSTTSIQGTANFSVYSASKAAVRNFARSWALDLKDRHIRVNAVSPGPVRTPGLGGLVPDEARQGLYDFLASQVPLGRLGEPEEIGKAVAFLASDAASFVNGTEFFVDGGMAQV
- the argF gene encoding ornithine carbamoyltransferase; translated protein: MTTASTQNGPLRHFLQVRDFSASELNYVFDRARLIKDKFKRYEPHMTLHDRTLAMVFEKASTRTRVSFEAGMYQLGGSVINLTSNDSQLGRSEPIEDTARVISRMVDIVMIRTFEQTRIERFASHSRVPVINGLTNEYHPCQILADIFTYIEHRGPIAGKTVAWVGDANNMAYAWLQAAELLGFTLHVSTPSGYELEPARIGTPPASVLRQFKDPMEACNGAHLVTTDVWTSMGYEAENEQRRADFADWCVDTEMMQAAAADAIFMHCLPAHRGEEVTGEVIDGPQSVVWDEAENRLHVQKALMEFLLLGRLD
- a CDS encoding DUF3579 domain-containing protein, which translates into the protein MRQLFILGVTEDGHRFRPSDWAERLAGVMAQFRPPGMAPSHITYSPYVLPVIVDGNRSVVVDERLRELEPLAWKFVVDFARDNNLQTKEHDTDNPASAAPV
- a CDS encoding 2-hydroxyacid dehydrogenase, which gives rise to MTAKPRILQVGSYAGSPTANDRLARAYDIVELWKFPDRKAALAEHGKGINALVTSANYGCSAELIDALPDLKAICSWGVGYETLDIKAAHARGIQVSNTPDVLTDCVADLAWGLMLAGARRIAHGDRFVRANQWGQVHGGIPLGTRVSGKKLGIVGLGRIGEAIAKRGLGFDMDVRYHSRREREGVPYKYEASLVELAKWADFLVVATVGGPATFHLINKEVLEALGPTGTIINIARGPVIDEAALVEALESGKLGNAALDVFEQEPKVPDALKANEKAVLLPHIGSATVETRKAMEDLMVENLESFLKTGKVITPVEG
- a CDS encoding tripartite tricarboxylate transporter substrate binding protein; the encoded protein is MKPIIRKLAAVTAGLLLASAGTAQAASYPDKAVTVIVPFVPGGSSDITARAVTPGLSQQLKQTFLVENKPGANGAIGAQALARAAADGYTMMVGSIGTFAINQALYQNLSYNPSKDFTYLTQAVRNPNVLVAAPKFPANNVNELVAYAKANPGAVSYASSGTGSSDHLSAVLFRQKTSTTGVDVPYRGGAAAISDLMGNQVNVSFQNLGAVLTHIKAGKLKALATTGDARIPELPDVPTMAQAGLQDMVVYSWQGFAVPAGTPKPVVDQLSEALRKTLRDQRVQETLAGLGFEVVANSPADFTAFQQGEVKRWQEVIAKSGIKME
- a CDS encoding FadR/GntR family transcriptional regulator codes for the protein MSSANAPAQETRLPVLDRGQRVRLGDQLYGQIFDQIASGRLNVGDKLPSEHEICEQFGVSRPVVREALLRLRADGLVSAYQGLGTFVSHQPAPRLKTLGDVQNVGAYLRAQEVRVALEGDAARLAALRRTDEQLKKIADAAAAFAEGLANGSAAGPGRVSAEADLAFHASIAEASGNDFYLAVLETIHESIQGFMRLSLNLTRTGSRQRAERVVDEHAAILGAIREQDGERARVAMQFHLGQARHRLVDREKD